In the genome of Telluria beijingensis, one region contains:
- the acnA gene encoding aconitate hydratase AcnA: MSRNTLNTLKEFPIGAGQSGQFHSLPALAENLGVNLSRLPVSIRIVLESVLRNCDGKKVTEEHVKQVANWGATAERTDEIPFVVARVVLQDFTGVPLLADLAAMRNVAAKMGLDAKKIEPLVPVDLVVDHSVTIDHFREPGALDLNMKLEFSRNNERYQFMKWGMQAFDTFGVVPPGFGIVHQVNLEYLARGVMKQGDMYYPDTLVGTDSHTTMINGVGVVGWGVGGIEAEAGMLGQPVYFLTPDVIGVNLKGKLREGCTATDLVLTITELLRKEKVVGKFVEFFGEGTRSLSTTDRATIGNMAPEYGATMGFFPVDEATVDYFRGTGRTEEELAAFEGYYKAQGMFGIPQEGEIDFTRVVELDLSTVTPSLAGPKRPQDRIELGFVKNTFTELFSKPTTQNGFNKNPDDLHKVYETTDGVRVKNGDILIAAITSCTNTSNPSVLLAAGLLAKKAVERGLTVAPHIKSSLAPGSRVVTEYLTAAGLLPYLDKLGFGVTAYGCTTCIGNAGDLTPELNAAITQNDIVASAVLSGNRNFEARIHPNIRSNFLASPPLVVAYAIAGNMTKDLMTEPVGKDSNGVDVYLGDIWPTSQEIGELMRFAMNSDVFKKNYADVKGNPGELWERVSSTEGQVYNWPESTYIAEPPFFADFEMTPKAAATGITGARALGVFGDSITTDHISPAGSIKEDGPAGKWLKEHDVLKADFNSYGSRRGNHEIMMRGTFANVRIKNRMIPAKADGSAVEGGITLHQPSGEQMSIYDAAMKYVEAGTPTMIFGGEEYGTGSSRDWAAKGTQLLGVKAVIVRSFERIHRSNLVGMGVLPLQFIGNDSVDTLGITGKETYDLKGLEGEIKPQQLATLVIHRENGESQEVKVLLRIDTPIEVDYYKHGGILPFVLRQLLAA; this comes from the coding sequence ATGTCTCGCAACACTCTGAACACACTGAAGGAATTCCCGATCGGCGCAGGCCAGAGCGGCCAGTTCCATTCGCTGCCGGCGCTGGCGGAAAACCTCGGTGTGAACCTGTCGCGCCTGCCGGTGTCGATCCGTATCGTCCTCGAGTCCGTGCTGCGTAACTGCGACGGCAAGAAGGTCACCGAAGAACACGTCAAGCAAGTCGCCAACTGGGGCGCGACCGCAGAGCGTACCGACGAGATCCCGTTCGTCGTGGCCCGCGTCGTGCTGCAAGACTTCACCGGCGTGCCGCTGCTGGCCGACCTGGCCGCGATGCGCAACGTCGCCGCAAAAATGGGTCTCGACGCGAAGAAGATCGAGCCGCTGGTGCCGGTCGACCTGGTGGTCGACCACTCGGTCACCATCGACCACTTCCGCGAGCCGGGCGCGCTCGACCTGAACATGAAGCTGGAATTCTCGCGCAACAACGAGCGCTACCAGTTCATGAAGTGGGGCATGCAAGCCTTCGACACCTTCGGCGTCGTCCCCCCGGGCTTCGGCATCGTCCACCAGGTCAACCTGGAATACCTGGCGCGCGGCGTCATGAAGCAGGGCGATATGTATTACCCTGACACCCTGGTCGGCACCGACTCGCACACCACCATGATCAACGGCGTCGGCGTCGTCGGCTGGGGCGTGGGCGGCATCGAAGCCGAAGCGGGCATGCTGGGCCAGCCGGTTTACTTCCTGACCCCGGACGTCATCGGCGTCAACCTGAAGGGCAAACTGCGCGAAGGCTGCACCGCGACCGACCTGGTGCTGACCATCACCGAACTGCTGCGCAAAGAGAAAGTCGTCGGCAAGTTCGTCGAGTTCTTCGGCGAAGGCACCCGCTCGCTGTCGACCACCGACCGCGCCACCATCGGCAATATGGCGCCCGAATACGGCGCGACCATGGGCTTCTTCCCGGTGGACGAAGCGACCGTCGACTACTTCCGCGGCACCGGCCGTACCGAAGAAGAACTGGCTGCCTTCGAAGGCTACTACAAGGCCCAGGGCATGTTCGGCATCCCGCAGGAAGGCGAGATCGACTTCACCCGCGTGGTCGAGCTCGACCTGTCGACCGTCACGCCTTCGCTGGCTGGTCCGAAGCGTCCGCAAGACCGTATCGAACTGGGCTTCGTCAAGAACACCTTCACCGAGCTGTTCAGCAAGCCGACCACCCAGAACGGCTTCAACAAGAACCCGGACGACCTGCACAAGGTCTACGAGACCACCGATGGCGTGCGCGTGAAGAACGGCGACATCCTGATCGCCGCCATCACCTCGTGCACCAACACCTCGAACCCGAGCGTGCTGCTGGCCGCCGGCCTGCTGGCCAAGAAAGCCGTCGAGCGCGGCCTGACCGTGGCGCCGCACATCAAGTCGTCGCTGGCCCCTGGATCGCGCGTGGTCACCGAGTACTTGACCGCTGCCGGCCTGCTGCCTTACCTGGACAAGCTGGGCTTCGGCGTGACCGCCTACGGTTGCACCACCTGCATCGGTAACGCCGGCGACCTGACCCCGGAACTGAACGCCGCGATCACCCAGAACGACATCGTCGCCTCGGCTGTGCTGTCGGGCAACCGTAACTTCGAAGCCCGTATTCACCCGAACATCCGCTCGAACTTCCTGGCCTCGCCACCGCTGGTCGTCGCCTACGCGATCGCCGGTAACATGACGAAAGACCTGATGACCGAGCCAGTGGGCAAGGACAGCAACGGCGTCGACGTCTACCTGGGCGACATCTGGCCGACCTCGCAAGAGATCGGCGAACTGATGCGCTTCGCGATGAACTCGGACGTCTTCAAGAAGAACTACGCCGACGTCAAAGGCAACCCGGGCGAGCTGTGGGAACGCGTGTCGTCGACCGAAGGCCAAGTTTACAACTGGCCTGAATCGACCTACATCGCAGAACCACCGTTCTTCGCCGACTTCGAGATGACCCCGAAAGCGGCCGCCACCGGCATCACCGGCGCCCGTGCACTGGGCGTGTTCGGCGACTCGATCACCACCGACCACATCTCGCCGGCCGGTTCGATCAAGGAAGACGGTCCTGCAGGCAAGTGGCTCAAGGAACATGACGTCCTGAAAGCGGACTTCAACTCCTACGGCTCGCGCCGCGGCAACCACGAGATCATGATGCGCGGCACCTTCGCCAACGTGCGTATCAAGAACCGCATGATCCCGGCCAAGGCTGACGGTTCGGCGGTCGAAGGCGGCATCACCCTGCACCAGCCGAGCGGCGAACAGATGTCGATCTATGACGCGGCAATGAAGTACGTGGAAGCGGGCACCCCGACCATGATCTTCGGCGGCGAAGAGTACGGCACCGGCTCGTCGCGCGACTGGGCGGCCAAGGGCACCCAACTGCTGGGCGTGAAGGCGGTGATCGTGCGTTCGTTCGAGCGTATCCACCGTTCGAACCTGGTTGGCATGGGCGTGCTGCCGCTGCAATTCATCGGAAACGACAGCGTCGACACCCTGGGCATCACCGGCAAGGAAACCTACGACCTGAAGGGCCTGGAAGGCGAGATCAAGCCGCAACAGCTGGCGACCCTGGTGATTCACCGTGAGAACGGCGAATCGCAAGAAGTCAAAGTGCTGCTGCGTATCGATACGCCGATCGAAGTCGACTACTACAAGCATGGCGGGATTCTGCCGTTCGTGCTGCGTCAGTTGCTGGCTGCTTAA
- a CDS encoding HpcH/HpaI aldolase/citrate lyase family protein: MHPSEVLFQGKRQPLLLPACDHYAGSEKLMRKSMALQQELGPLFDITFDCEDGATAGSELEHAILVAQLLNSDDNRFGRIGARLHEPASPHFAKDVELIVGGAAQRLAYVVLPKVDSAIEVARAIDLINQHAQAAGRSDLPVHVLVETHGALREAYDIAALPQVECLSFGIMDFVSSHYGAIPASAMRTPGQFTHPLVVRAKLEMVAACHAHGKVASHNVTTDIKDSATVANDAQRAGAEFGFTRMWSIHPDQIKPILKAFTPRLSEVNEATNVLTEAMAAEWGPIAQHGRLHDRASYRYYWSVLQRAKLAGLALPEAAAAIVNLPDSE, encoded by the coding sequence ATGCACCCTTCCGAGGTTTTATTCCAGGGCAAACGCCAGCCGCTCCTCCTCCCCGCCTGCGACCACTACGCCGGCTCCGAGAAGCTGATGCGCAAATCGATGGCCCTGCAACAAGAGCTTGGCCCGCTGTTCGACATCACCTTCGACTGCGAGGACGGCGCCACCGCCGGCAGCGAACTGGAGCACGCCATCCTGGTGGCGCAACTGCTCAATAGCGACGACAACCGCTTCGGCCGCATCGGCGCCCGCCTGCACGAGCCGGCCAGCCCCCACTTCGCGAAAGACGTCGAACTGATCGTCGGCGGCGCGGCCCAGCGCCTGGCCTACGTGGTCTTGCCGAAGGTCGATAGCGCCATCGAGGTGGCGCGCGCGATCGACCTGATCAACCAGCATGCCCAAGCGGCCGGCCGGTCCGATCTGCCGGTCCACGTGCTGGTCGAGACCCACGGCGCGCTGCGCGAAGCCTACGATATCGCCGCCCTGCCCCAGGTCGAGTGCCTGTCGTTCGGCATCATGGATTTCGTCTCGAGCCACTACGGCGCGATTCCGGCGAGCGCGATGCGCACTCCGGGCCAGTTCACCCACCCGCTGGTGGTGCGCGCGAAACTCGAGATGGTGGCGGCCTGCCACGCCCACGGCAAGGTGGCATCGCACAATGTCACGACCGATATCAAGGACAGCGCGACGGTGGCCAACGACGCCCAGCGCGCTGGCGCCGAATTCGGTTTCACGCGCATGTGGAGCATCCATCCGGACCAGATCAAGCCGATCCTGAAGGCATTCACGCCGCGCCTGTCCGAGGTCAATGAAGCGACGAATGTCTTGACCGAAGCGATGGCTGCGGAATGGGGACCAATTGCGCAACATGGCCGCTTGCACGACCGTGCGAGCTACCGATATTATTGGTCGGTGTTGCAGCGTGCCAAGCTGGCGGGCCTCGCGCTGCCGGAAGCCGCTGCCGCTATCGTCAACCTCCCCGACAGCGAGTAA
- a CDS encoding malate dehydrogenase: protein MAKTPMRVAVTGAAGQIGYSLLFRIANGDMLGKDQPVILQLLEIDNEKAQKALKGVMMEIDDCAFPLLEGMTAHSDPMTAFKDADVALLVGARPRGPGMERKDLLEANAQIFTVQGKALDAVASRNVKVLVVGNPANTNAYIAMKSAPSLPAKNFTAMLRLDHNRALSQVAAKTGKAVKDIEKMVVWGNHSPTMYADYRFATAGNESIKDLINDQEWNANTFLPTVGKRGAAIIEARGLSSAASAANAAIDHVRDWVLGTNGKWTTMGIPSDGSYGIPEGTMFGFPVTTENGEYTIVQGLDIDAFSQERINLTLKELEEEKAGVAHLLG, encoded by the coding sequence ATGGCTAAAACCCCAATGCGCGTCGCCGTTACCGGCGCAGCCGGCCAGATCGGCTATTCCCTGCTGTTCCGCATCGCCAACGGCGACATGCTGGGCAAGGACCAGCCGGTCATCCTGCAGCTGCTCGAAATCGACAACGAGAAGGCACAGAAGGCGCTCAAGGGCGTCATGATGGAAATCGACGACTGCGCATTCCCGTTGCTCGAAGGCATGACCGCCCACTCGGACCCGATGACCGCCTTCAAGGACGCCGACGTCGCCCTGCTGGTCGGCGCCCGTCCACGCGGCCCAGGCATGGAGCGCAAGGACCTGCTGGAAGCCAACGCCCAGATCTTCACCGTGCAAGGTAAAGCCCTGGACGCCGTCGCTTCGCGCAACGTCAAGGTGCTGGTGGTCGGCAACCCGGCCAACACCAACGCCTACATCGCGATGAAATCGGCCCCGAGCCTGCCAGCCAAGAACTTCACCGCCATGCTGCGCCTGGACCACAACCGCGCGCTGTCGCAAGTCGCTGCCAAGACCGGCAAGGCCGTCAAGGACATCGAAAAGATGGTCGTGTGGGGCAACCACTCGCCAACCATGTACGCCGACTACCGCTTCGCCACCGCCGGCAACGAGTCGATCAAGGACCTGATCAACGACCAGGAATGGAACGCCAACACCTTCCTGCCGACCGTCGGCAAGCGCGGCGCCGCCATCATCGAAGCGCGCGGCCTGTCGTCGGCCGCGTCGGCCGCCAACGCCGCGATCGACCACGTGCGTGACTGGGTGCTGGGCACCAACGGCAAGTGGACCACCATGGGTATCCCATCGGACGGTTCCTACGGTATCCCGGAAGGCACGATGTTCGGCTTCCCGGTTACCACCGAGAATGGCGAGTACACCATCGTCCAGGGCCTGGACATCGATGCATTCTCGCAAGAGCGCATCAACCTGACCCTGAAAGAACTGGAAGAAGAGAAAGCCGGCGTCGCTCACCTGCTGGGCTAA
- a CDS encoding GntR family transcriptional regulator: MNSAPSNPAADPVSSGSPSFRPLYQQIKALITQSLQAGEWKPGELMPSEVELAARFKVSQGTVRKAIDELAAENLVVRRQGKGTFVASHAEERAHFRFLRLMPDEGLPHHPENRFLEVKRIRAPAEVARLLELKSGDAVVYIKRVQSFDGQPTILEELWLPGQLFKGLSAERLVEYKGPMYGLFETEFGTRMIRATEKIRAVAADAGTAEHLKVAPGTPLLCGERVSFTYGDKAVELRRELYSTVKHHYLNELS; this comes from the coding sequence ATGAATTCCGCCCCGTCCAATCCTGCCGCCGATCCCGTCAGCAGTGGCTCGCCCTCGTTCCGGCCGCTGTACCAGCAGATCAAGGCGCTGATCACCCAGAGCCTGCAGGCCGGTGAGTGGAAACCTGGCGAACTCATGCCGAGCGAAGTCGAGCTGGCGGCGCGTTTCAAGGTCAGCCAGGGCACGGTGCGCAAGGCGATCGACGAACTGGCCGCCGAGAACCTGGTCGTGCGGCGCCAGGGCAAGGGCACCTTCGTGGCCAGCCATGCCGAAGAGCGCGCCCATTTCCGTTTCCTGCGCCTGATGCCGGACGAAGGCCTTCCCCATCACCCCGAGAACCGCTTCCTCGAAGTCAAGCGCATCCGTGCGCCGGCCGAGGTCGCGCGCCTGCTCGAGCTGAAATCGGGCGACGCCGTGGTCTACATCAAGCGCGTGCAGTCGTTCGACGGCCAGCCGACCATCCTCGAAGAGCTGTGGCTGCCGGGGCAGTTGTTCAAGGGCTTGAGCGCGGAGCGGCTGGTGGAATACAAGGGGCCGATGTACGGCCTGTTCGAGACCGAATTCGGCACCCGCATGATCCGCGCGACCGAGAAGATCCGCGCGGTCGCCGCCGATGCCGGCACGGCCGAGCACCTGAAGGTTGCGCCCGGCACGCCCTTGCTGTGTGGCGAGCGCGTCTCGTTCACCTATGGCGACAAGGCGGTCGAGCTGCGCCGCGAGCTGTATTCGACCGTGAAACACCATTATCTGAACGAGCTGTCGTAA
- the sdhC gene encoding succinate dehydrogenase, cytochrome b556 subunit: protein MSEAVREASKKGRPVYRNVGFGDITTKYRMPPSAIVSILHRVSGAGLFLLLPFLLYLFQQSLLSESSFGYFAGIVSHPLVKIILLGLSWAYLHHFTAGIRHLFMDNHFALDKDAAQSTARWVLIISLLLTAVVGLKLFGVF from the coding sequence ATGTCGGAAGCCGTGAGAGAAGCAAGCAAGAAAGGGCGGCCGGTGTATCGCAACGTCGGATTCGGCGATATCACGACGAAATATCGCATGCCGCCGTCGGCGATCGTGTCGATCCTGCACCGCGTCAGCGGCGCCGGGCTGTTCCTGCTGCTGCCGTTCCTGCTCTACCTGTTCCAGCAGAGCCTGCTGTCGGAATCGTCGTTCGGCTACTTCGCCGGCATCGTGTCGCACCCGCTGGTCAAGATCATCCTGCTGGGCCTGTCGTGGGCCTACCTGCACCACTTCACCGCCGGCATCCGCCACCTGTTCATGGACAACCACTTTGCCCTGGACAAGGATGCAGCGCAATCGACCGCACGCTGGGTGCTGATCATCAGCCTGCTGCTGACCGCAGTGGTTGGCCTGAAACTGTTCGGAGTGTTTTAA
- the sdhD gene encoding succinate dehydrogenase, hydrophobic membrane anchor protein, whose translation MATKNNIGPRRMVVGAHYGFRDWLAQRVTAIVMAIYTVILLVSFLTGQNFTYEGWAGLFAQQWFKLFSLVTFLALYYHAWVGIRDIWMDYVKNAGVRLLLQLATIFWLIACAAWTVQILWSV comes from the coding sequence ATGGCTACCAAGAATAATATCGGCCCACGCCGCATGGTCGTCGGCGCCCACTACGGCTTCCGCGACTGGCTGGCGCAGCGCGTCACCGCCATCGTCATGGCGATCTACACCGTCATCCTGCTGGTCTCCTTCCTGACCGGCCAGAACTTCACCTATGAAGGCTGGGCCGGCCTGTTTGCCCAACAGTGGTTCAAGTTATTTTCGCTGGTGACCTTCCTGGCCCTGTACTACCACGCCTGGGTCGGCATCCGTGACATCTGGATGGACTACGTCAAGAACGCAGGCGTGCGCCTGCTGCTCCAGCTCGCAACGATCTTCTGGCTGATCGCCTGCGCCGCCTGGACCGTGCAAATTCTGTGGAGTGTGTAA
- the sdhA gene encoding succinate dehydrogenase flavoprotein subunit, with protein MAAIKTAVPTRRFDAVIVGAGGSGMRASLQLAEAGLNVAVLSKVFPTRSHTVAAQGGIGASLGNMSEDDWYWHMFDTVKGGDYLGDQDAIEFMCREAPKVVYELEHFGMPFDRNPDGTIYQRPFGGHTANFGEKPVQRACAAADRTGHALLHTLYQRNVRARTHFFVEWMALDLIRDADGDVVGVMALEMETGDVMILEAKTTIFATGGAGRIFAASTNAFINTGDGMGMAARAGLPLQDMEFWQFHPTGVAGAGVLITEGVRGEGGILINSNGERFMERYAPTLKDLAPRDFVSRSMDQEIKEGRGCGPNKDHVLLDLRHIGKDTIEKRLPSILEIGHKFANVDATKEPIPVVPTIHYQMGGIPTNIHGQVVAPDGTGGQKIVNGLYAIGECACVSVHGANRLGTNSLLDLVVFGRAAGNHVVASNLKQKSNKKMPADAADFALDRLNKLETAVGGEKVQHVANDIRATMQKYCGVFRTQELLDAGVTEIMKLDERRKHVSFQDKSKVFNTARVEALELDNLIETAKATIVSAAARPESRGAHAHSDYPNRDDANWMKHTLWFSDSNRLEYKPVVQKPLTVETFKPKARTF; from the coding sequence GTGGCAGCAATCAAAACAGCAGTTCCAACCCGTCGTTTTGACGCGGTCATCGTCGGCGCCGGCGGTTCCGGCATGCGCGCATCGCTGCAACTGGCCGAAGCCGGCCTGAACGTCGCAGTGCTGTCGAAAGTCTTCCCGACCCGTTCGCACACCGTCGCGGCGCAGGGCGGCATCGGCGCCTCGCTGGGCAATATGAGCGAGGACGACTGGTACTGGCACATGTTCGACACCGTGAAAGGTGGCGACTACCTGGGCGACCAGGATGCGATCGAATTCATGTGCCGCGAAGCACCGAAGGTCGTGTACGAGCTCGAGCACTTCGGCATGCCGTTCGACCGCAACCCCGATGGCACCATCTACCAGCGCCCGTTCGGCGGCCACACCGCCAACTTCGGCGAGAAGCCGGTCCAGCGCGCCTGCGCGGCAGCCGACCGTACCGGCCACGCGCTGCTGCACACGCTGTACCAGCGTAATGTGCGTGCGCGCACCCACTTCTTCGTCGAGTGGATGGCCCTGGACCTGATCCGCGACGCCGACGGCGACGTGGTCGGCGTGATGGCCCTCGAAATGGAAACCGGCGACGTGATGATCCTGGAAGCGAAGACCACCATCTTCGCCACCGGCGGCGCAGGCCGCATCTTCGCCGCGTCGACCAACGCCTTCATCAACACCGGCGACGGCATGGGCATGGCGGCGCGCGCCGGCCTGCCGCTGCAAGACATGGAGTTCTGGCAGTTCCACCCGACCGGCGTGGCGGGCGCGGGCGTCCTGATCACCGAGGGTGTGCGCGGCGAGGGCGGTATCCTGATCAACTCGAACGGCGAACGCTTCATGGAGCGCTATGCGCCGACCCTGAAGGACCTGGCGCCGCGCGACTTCGTGTCGCGTTCGATGGACCAGGAGATCAAGGAAGGCCGCGGCTGCGGTCCGAACAAGGACCACGTGCTGCTGGACCTGCGCCACATCGGCAAGGACACCATCGAGAAGCGCCTGCCGTCGATCCTGGAAATCGGCCACAAGTTCGCCAACGTCGATGCGACCAAGGAACCGATTCCTGTCGTGCCGACCATCCACTACCAGATGGGCGGTATCCCGACCAATATCCACGGTCAAGTGGTGGCGCCGGATGGTACCGGCGGCCAGAAGATCGTCAACGGCCTGTACGCGATCGGCGAATGCGCCTGCGTCTCGGTCCACGGCGCGAACCGCCTGGGCACCAACTCGCTGCTCGACCTGGTGGTGTTCGGCCGCGCGGCCGGCAACCACGTGGTGGCCTCGAACCTGAAGCAGAAGTCGAACAAGAAGATGCCGGCCGACGCCGCGGACTTCGCGCTCGATCGCCTGAACAAGCTCGAGACGGCAGTGGGTGGCGAGAAGGTGCAGCACGTCGCCAACGACATCCGCGCCACGATGCAGAAATACTGCGGCGTGTTCCGTACACAGGAACTGCTGGATGCGGGCGTCACCGAGATCATGAAGCTCGACGAGCGTCGCAAGCACGTGTCGTTCCAGGACAAGTCGAAGGTGTTCAACACCGCCCGCGTGGAAGCGCTGGAACTCGACAACCTGATCGAGACCGCCAAGGCGACCATCGTGTCGGCGGCGGCGCGTCCGGAATCGCGCGGCGCCCACGCCCACAGCGACTACCCGAACCGCGACGACGCGAACTGGATGAAGCACACCCTGTGGTTCTCGGACAGCAACCGTCTCGAGTACAAGCCCGTGGTGCAGAAACCGCTGACCGTCGAGACCTTCAAGCCGAAGGCCCGTACTTTCTAA
- a CDS encoding succinate dehydrogenase iron-sulfur subunit — protein sequence MARTVQLKIYRYDPDKDSKPYMQDVTVELKDTDKMLLDALQRIKSDVDDSLALRRSCREGVCGSDAMNINGKNGLACTTNLNELTQPIVLRPLPGLPVVRDLIVDMTNFFKQYHSIKPYLINDSIKPEKERLQSPEEREELDGLYECILCACCSTSCPSFWWNPDKFVGPAGLLQAYRFIADSRDEATNDRLDNLEDPYRLFRCHSIMNCTDVCPKGLNPNKAIGKIKELLVRRAI from the coding sequence ATGGCACGCACCGTCCAACTGAAAATCTACCGCTACGATCCGGACAAGGATTCGAAGCCCTATATGCAAGACGTGACCGTCGAGCTGAAAGACACCGACAAGATGCTGCTCGACGCCCTGCAGCGCATCAAGTCGGACGTCGACGACTCGCTGGCGCTGCGCCGCTCGTGCCGCGAAGGCGTGTGCGGCTCGGACGCGATGAACATCAACGGCAAGAACGGCCTGGCCTGCACCACCAACCTGAACGAGCTGACCCAGCCGATCGTGCTGCGTCCGCTGCCGGGCCTGCCGGTGGTGCGCGACCTGATCGTCGACATGACCAACTTCTTCAAGCAGTACCACTCGATCAAGCCGTACCTGATCAACGACTCGATCAAGCCCGAGAAAGAGCGCCTGCAGTCGCCCGAAGAGCGCGAAGAGCTCGACGGCCTGTACGAGTGCATCCTGTGCGCCTGCTGCTCGACCTCGTGCCCGTCGTTCTGGTGGAACCCGGACAAGTTCGTCGGCCCGGCCGGCCTGCTGCAGGCCTACCGCTTCATCGCCGACTCGCGCGACGAAGCGACCAACGACCGCCTGGACAACCTGGAAGACCCGTACCGCCTGTTCCGCTGCCATTCGATCATGAACTGCACGGACGTGTGTCCGAAGGGCCTGAATCCGAACAAGGCGATCGGCAAGATCAAGGAATTGCTGGTTCGTCGCGCCATTTAA
- a CDS encoding succinate dehydrogenase assembly factor 2 — protein MTTSSNAHQSDPANRARLRWRARRGLLENDLILTRFLDAHEEELTDEEVDALTRLLDLADNPLMDLLLGRSEPSGDVDLPHVRALLARLRQA, from the coding sequence GTGACTACTAGCTCGAACGCGCATCAATCCGATCCGGCCAACCGTGCCCGCCTGCGCTGGCGTGCACGCCGGGGCCTGCTCGAGAACGATCTGATTCTCACGCGCTTCCTGGATGCGCACGAAGAAGAACTGACCGACGAAGAGGTCGATGCGCTGACCCGTCTGCTCGATCTGGCGGACAACCCGTTGATGGACCTGCTGCTGGGACGCTCCGAGCCTTCCGGCGACGTCGACCTGCCGCATGTGCGTGCCTTGCTGGCGCGGTTGCGGCAAGCGTAA